The following proteins are co-located in the Saccharomycodes ludwigii strain NBRC 1722 chromosome V, whole genome shotgun sequence genome:
- a CDS encoding uncharacterized protein (similar to Saccharomyces cerevisiae YAR050W | FLO1 | FLOcculation (paralog of YHR211W | FLO5)): MEITGYFLAPETGSYTFTLGNVDDSAGLLFDQDAFGFCEQNDITATTTNFLLNAIKGCESGKEASVSSEKTLIGGLYYPIRIIFSNAITKASLDFSATLPNGTVINDFTNYIYTFGEDESYCPAFERETTTYTPWTGSFTSTIGTIVTISVGSDGIPTTSNYLHS; encoded by the coding sequence ATGGAAATTACCGGCTACTTTTTAGCCCCAGAAACAGGTTCTTATACATTTACCCTAGGAAATGTTGACGATTCAGCTGGTTTGTTGTTTGATCAAGATGCGTTTGGTTTTTGCGAACAAAATGATATTACTGCTACCacaacaaattttttgctAAATGCTATTAAGGGTTGCGAATCAGGAAAAGAAGCTTCTGTATCTAGTGAAAAAACTCTAATTGGTGGACTTTATTACCCAATAagaattatattttcaaatgcAATTACAAAAGCAAGCTTAGATTTTTCAGCAACATTACCCAATGGAACCGttattaatgattttaCTAATTACATTTATACATTCGGTGAAGATGAATCTTATTGCCCAGCATTTGAACGTGAAACTACAAcatacacaccatggactggttcATTCACATccaccattggtactattGTTACAATCAGCGTTGgctcagatggtattccaactacctccaactatctacacagttga